Genomic window (Pseudomonas xantholysinigenes):
TCGGCGCAGGCGGCGGCTGCCTGGCGGTCACCATCGGCAATGGCCTGGTACAGCGCCTGGTGTTCGCGCAGGGCATCGGCCGAGCCGCCTACCGAGGGGGTCGCGGAGTTCTCCCAGGCCGTGCGGCGCGCGGCAGCCAGCTGACCCCCGAGGAAATCGTGGAAGGCGACGAAGTAGTCGTTCTTGCTGGCTTCGGCGATGGCCCGGTGGAAGGCCACGTCGGCAGCCGAGGCGGCGGCAAAGTCGCTGCGCTGGTCGAGCATGGTGCGCAAGGCGCCGGCCATGCGCGCCAGGTCGTGTTCGTCACGACGGCGGGCGGCGATGGCGGCGGCCTGGGTCTCGATCCACAGGCGCATCTCGAACATCTGCACCAGGTCCGGCGTGCGCCCCTGGCTGCCAGGGAAGCGGAACACCGTGCCGCTGGGCGTCTGCGAGATGTACGAGCCGAGCCCGCGGCGAGCGATCAGCACGCCGTCGGCCTTGAGCTGGGCTACCGCCTCGCGCACCACCGAGCGGCTGACATTGAGCTGTTCAGCCAGTTGCTGTTCGGTGGGCAGGCGCGATTCGGCGGCCAGGCGGCCGGAATCGATCTCGGCGCGGATGGCGCCGACGACGCGTTCGACGAGGGTGTCGGGGCGCTGGAGCTCGAGCATGGACAAAGGTTCTTGTAAGTCAGGTTGTCAGACAATGCCTGTGCGGTTGCGGGATTGTCAATGGGACCAACAGGATTGGAGGTTGTCTGTGGCGGCCTCTTCGCGGGTAAACCCGCTCCCACGGGTTCAGGGGTGGCGCAGGTCCTGTGGGAGCGGGTTTACCCGCGAAAGGGCCGGTGAGGCAGATGAACACCTCAATCAATAACCAGAGTCCCGGTACCGGCCAGAATGTTCTGCAAGGTTTCCTTCACTTCATCCATGTCGGTCCCGGCACTGGTCAGGACGATTTCCAGCAACTCATCCCCCTTCAGCGCATCACGATCCCCCGGCGCCACCTCGATCAACAGGCGTTCGGCGCTCAGGGTCACCTTCAGCCCATCCAGGGTCGACGGCTCGTCATCCAGGGTCAGGTCGACGGTGTCTTCGTCCGGATAACGGGTCAGCAGGAACATCTGGCCCTTGTCGCTGTGGCAGCACAGGGTCGCCATGTTGTCTTCCTCGTCGTCGCAAGGGGTGGCGAAGAGCAGGGCGGTTTTCAGTTGCATGGTGGTCGACCAGGGTCCGGGATGATGCGACGCATGCTACCGCGCTGTCTGGCACGCGGCCAGCGGCGCGTCGATAGAGCGCCCTGATCGGCGCTTCACTACTTTCGATTGGACGCCCCGGTGCGCGGGCCCTAGGGTGGCGGCGTACCGGCATGGGGCCGCGCATCGGGAGCGAAGGTGGCACACAGGAAGACCACAGCATTCAGCCAGTCGGACGAGGCCCCCTCGCATGGCGACGAGTTCACCGAGAGCCTACGAGAACTGATGGGCTGGTACGGCAAGACCTATGTCGAGGTGATCGAGATCGCCGCCGCCGAACTGGCCCGGGGCCGCGCGCCGCTGCCCCAGGCCCCACCCAGCAAGCGCATTCACTGACCGCCACGGCGCAAGGGGAAATCTTGGAAGTCCGTCAGCAACAGCTGGTTCGTCATCTGCGCCAGCGCTTCGTCGCCTTGGTGGCGCTCTCTTGCTGTGCCTGGCTGGGCATGGCCGGGATGCTGGTGTTCGTCTGGTTGCACCGGGCGCAGTTGGGCATCGCCTCGTACGCCTGGTTTGTCGCCGGCGTGGTGCTGAGCCTGGCGCTGCTGCTGTGCCTGGTGATCATCGCGGTGCGCCTGAAAACCACCATGCAGGTGCGTTCCAGGCTGCTGTCGCGGTTGGAGCATGCCTCGGGCCACGACGAACTGACCGGGCTGCTCAACCGCCGCGGCTTTGATTGCGCCCTGGCCCAGCAGTTGGAGGGGCGGCGGGCGTTCACCTTGCTGTACCTCGACCTGGACGGTTTCAAGCAGGTCAACGACGGCCATGGCCATGAGCTTGGCGACCAGGTGCTCAGGGCGGTGGCCCAGGGCTGGGAGCGCACGCTGCGGGCCGGGGATGTGCTGGCCCGGCTAGGGGGTGATGAGTTCGTCTTGATCACCCAGGCCAGCGGGGTGCAGGTCGACGCCCTGTGTGAGCGCCTGATCGCGGTGGCCGGGCTGGCCCTGGCCGAGGAACTGCCGGGGCTGCGCATCGGCGTCAGCATCGGCATCGCTGCCTGCCCGGGGCAGGGCTGCGAGGCACGGCACCTGCTGGCCAGCGCCGATAGCGCGATGCTCGCGGCCAAGGCCCAGGGCAAGTCGCGTTATCAGCGGGCGTTGTGCGAAACGTCCTATCCTACCCACTGAGGGGGACACGTTCTGACCGAATATGTCGCAGGGCTGCAAGCCGTGGTGACCGCTCAGTCGTTAAGCTGCCCAGTCGATGGACACCCGTAAAGCCACCGCCGCCGGCTGTCGGCTTTGCAGATGCCCATCCCTGGAACAGATGGATGTGTCTTCACGTCCAACGCCTGGTTTACCGTCCGGCTTGCTACGGGTTGGCTATCGTTGATCCGTACACGGCGGGCATACGCGACGCTTCACCTATAACAAAGCCCAAGCGGAGTACCACAGATGGCGTTCTTCACCGCAGCCAGCAAAGCCGACTTCCAGCATCAACTGCAGGTGGCCCTGGCGCAGCACATCAGCGAGCAGTCCCTGCCACAAGTGGCGCTGTTCGCCGAGCAGTTCTTCGGCATCATCTCTCTGGACGAACTTACCCAGCGCAGGCTGTCGGACCTTGCCGGCTGCACGCTGTCCGCCTGGCGCATCATCGAGCGCTTCGACCCCCAGCACCCGCAAGTGCGGGTCTACAACCCCGATTACGAGCGCCACGGCTGGCAGTCGACCCATACCGTGGTCGAGGTGCTGCACCACGACCTGCCGTTCCTGGTTGACTCGGTACGTACCGAGCTAAACCGCCGCGGCTACAGCATCCACACCTTGCAGACCACCGTGCTCAGCGTGCGCCGCGGCGCCAAGGGCGAGCTGCTCGAGCTGCTGCCCAAGGGCACCCAGGGCGAGGGCATCAGTCATGAGTCGCTGATGTACCTGGAGATCGACCGCTGCTCCAGCGCCGCCGAACTCAGTACCCTGGCCAAGGAACTGGAACAGGTGCTGGCCGAGGTGCGCGGCGTGGTCGCCGACTTCGAGCCGATGAAGGCCAAGATCCGCGAGTTGCTGGAACTGGTCGAGCAGAACGCCTTTGGCCCTGCGCAGAACGACAAGGCCGAGGTAAAGAGCTTCCTGTCGTGGCTGCTGGACAACCACTTCACCTTCCTCGGCTACGAGGAATTCACCGTCGAATCCGACGCCGGCGGTGGCCACCTGGTCTACGACGAAGACTCGTTCCTGGGCCTGGCCCGCCTGCTGCGCGCCGGCCTGGGCGCGGATGACCTGCGTATCGAAGACTACGCCGTCGCCTACCTGCGCGAGCCGCGCCTGCTGTCGTTCGCCAAGGCCTCGCAGCCGAGCCGCGTGCACCGCCCGGCCTACCCGGACTACGTATCGATCCGCCAGATCGACCAGGACGGCAAGGTCATCAAGGAATGCCGCTTCATGGGCCTGTACACCTCGTCGGTGTACGGCGAAAGCGTGCACACCATTCCCTATATCCGCGGCAAGGTCGCCGAGGTCGAGCGCCGCTCGCACTTCGACGCCAAGGCCCACCTGGGCAAGGAACTGGCCCAGGTGCTCGAGGTGCTGCCGCGCGACGATCTGTTCCAGACCCCGGTCGACGAGCTGTTCAATACCGCCATGTCGATCGTGCAGATCCAGGAACGCAACAAGATCCGCGTGTTCCTGCGCAAGGACCCGTACGGCCGCTTCTGCTACTGCCTGGCCTATGTACCGCGGGAAATCTACTCCACCGAAGTGCGGCAGAAGATCCAGCAGGTGCTGATGGAGCGCCTGAAGGCCACCGACTGCGAGTTCTGGACCTTCTTCTCCGAATCGGTGCTGGCGCGCGTGCAGTTGATCCTGCGGGTAGACCCGAAAAACCGCATCGACATCGACCCGCAGCAGCTGGAAAACGAAGTGATCCAGGCCTGCCGTTCGTGGCAGGACGATTTCTCGGCGCTGGTGGTGGAGAACTTCGGCGAAGCCCAGGGCACCAACATCCTCGCCGACTTCCCCAAAGGCTTCCCGGCCGGCTACCGCGAGCGCTTCGCCGCGCACTCGGCGGTGGTCGACATGCAGCATGTGCTCGGCCTGTCCGAAGCCAAGCCGCTGGCGATGAGCTTCTACCAGCCGCTGACCCAGCTCGGTGAGCGCCAGCTGCACTGCAAGCTGTACCACGCCGATACGCCGCTGGCGCTGTCGGACGTGCTGCCGATCCTGGAAAACCTCGGCCTGCGCGTGCTCGGCGAGTTCCCCTACCGCCTGCGCCATGCCAGTGGCCGCGAGTTCTGGATCCACGACTTCGCCTTCACCTACAGCGAAGGCCTGAACCTCGACATCCAGCAACTCAACGACACCTTCCAGGACGCCTTCGTCCACATCGTCAAGGGCGACGCCGAGAACGACGCCTTCAACCGCCTGGTGCTGACTGCCGGCCTGCCGTGGCGCGATGTGGCGCTGCTGCGCGCCTATGCCCGCTACCTCAAGCAGATCCGCCTGGGCTTCGACCTGGGCTACATCGCCAGCACCCTGAACAACCACACCGACATCGCTCGCGAGCTGACCCGGTTGTTCAAGACCCGCTTCTACCTGGCGCGCAAGCTGACCCAGGACGACCTCGACGACAAGCAGCAGCGTCTGGAACAGGCTATCCTCAGCGCCCTGGACGACGTCCAGGTGCTCAACGAAGACCGCATCCTGCGCCGCTACCTGGACCTGATCAAAGCCACCCTGCGCACCAACTTCTACCAACCGGATGCCAACGGCCAGAACAAGTCGTACTTCAGCTTCAAGTTCAACCCGAAACTGATCCCCGAACTGCCGAAACCTGTACCCAAGTTCGAGATCTTCGTCTATTCGCCACGGGTCGAGGGCGTGCACCTGCGCTTCGGCAACGTCGCCCGCGGCGGCCTGCGCTGGTCGGACCGCGAAGAGGACTTCCGCACCGAAGTGCTCGGTCTGGTCAAGGCCCAGCAGGTGAAGAACTCGGTGATCGTGCCGGTGGGCGCCAAGGGTGGCTTCCTGCCGCGCCGCCTGCCGCTGGGCGGCAGCCGTGACGAGATCGCCGCCGAAGGCGTGGCGTGCTACCGCATCTTCATCTCCGGCCTGCTCGACATCACCGACAACCTCAAGGACGGTGGCGTGGTGCCGCCGGCCAACGTGGTGCGTCACGATGACGACGACCCCTACCTGGTGGTGGCGGCGGACAAAGGCACCGCGACCTTCTCCGACATCGCCAACGGCATCGCCATCGACTACGGCTTCTGGCTGGGCGATGCCTTCGCCTCGGGTGGCTCGGCCGGCTACGACCACAAGAAGATGGGCATCACCGCCCGTGGCGCCTGGGTCGGCGTGCAGCGTCACTTCCGCGAGCGCGGCATCAACGTGCAGGAAGACCCGATCACCGTGGTCGGGGTCGGCGACATGGCCGGCGATGTGTTCGGCAACGGCCTGCTGATGTCCGACAAGCTGCAACTGGTGGCGGCGTTCAACCACCTGCACATCTTCATCGACCCGAACCCGGACCCAGCCACCAGCTTCGTCGAGCGCAAGCGTCTGTTC
Coding sequences:
- a CDS encoding NAD-glutamate dehydrogenase, with the protein product MAFFTAASKADFQHQLQVALAQHISEQSLPQVALFAEQFFGIISLDELTQRRLSDLAGCTLSAWRIIERFDPQHPQVRVYNPDYERHGWQSTHTVVEVLHHDLPFLVDSVRTELNRRGYSIHTLQTTVLSVRRGAKGELLELLPKGTQGEGISHESLMYLEIDRCSSAAELSTLAKELEQVLAEVRGVVADFEPMKAKIRELLELVEQNAFGPAQNDKAEVKSFLSWLLDNHFTFLGYEEFTVESDAGGGHLVYDEDSFLGLARLLRAGLGADDLRIEDYAVAYLREPRLLSFAKASQPSRVHRPAYPDYVSIRQIDQDGKVIKECRFMGLYTSSVYGESVHTIPYIRGKVAEVERRSHFDAKAHLGKELAQVLEVLPRDDLFQTPVDELFNTAMSIVQIQERNKIRVFLRKDPYGRFCYCLAYVPREIYSTEVRQKIQQVLMERLKATDCEFWTFFSESVLARVQLILRVDPKNRIDIDPQQLENEVIQACRSWQDDFSALVVENFGEAQGTNILADFPKGFPAGYRERFAAHSAVVDMQHVLGLSEAKPLAMSFYQPLTQLGERQLHCKLYHADTPLALSDVLPILENLGLRVLGEFPYRLRHASGREFWIHDFAFTYSEGLNLDIQQLNDTFQDAFVHIVKGDAENDAFNRLVLTAGLPWRDVALLRAYARYLKQIRLGFDLGYIASTLNNHTDIARELTRLFKTRFYLARKLTQDDLDDKQQRLEQAILSALDDVQVLNEDRILRRYLDLIKATLRTNFYQPDANGQNKSYFSFKFNPKLIPELPKPVPKFEIFVYSPRVEGVHLRFGNVARGGLRWSDREEDFRTEVLGLVKAQQVKNSVIVPVGAKGGFLPRRLPLGGSRDEIAAEGVACYRIFISGLLDITDNLKDGGVVPPANVVRHDDDDPYLVVAADKGTATFSDIANGIAIDYGFWLGDAFASGGSAGYDHKKMGITARGAWVGVQRHFRERGINVQEDPITVVGVGDMAGDVFGNGLLMSDKLQLVAAFNHLHIFIDPNPDPATSFVERKRLFDLPRSAWSDYDTSIMSEGGGIFPRSAKSIAISPQMKERFAIEADRLTPTELLHALLQAPVDLLWNGGIGTYVKASTESHADVGDKANDALRVNGNELRCKVVGEGGNLGMTQLGRVEFGLNGGATNTDFIDNAGGVDCSDHEVNIKILLNEVVQGGDMTEKQRNQLLGSMTDEVAGLVLGNNYKQTQALSLAARRARERIAEYKRLMADLEARGKLDRAIEFLPTEEQLAERLAAGQGLTRAELSVLISYSKIDLKEQLLKSLVPDDDYLTRDMETAFPPSLVSKFADSMRRHRLKREIVSTQIANDLVNNMGITFVQRLKESTGMSPANVAGAYVIVRDIFHLPHWFRQIEALDYQVPAEIQLTLMDELMRLGRRATRWFLRSRRNEQDAGRDVAHFGPKIAQLGLKLDELLEGPTRERWMVRYQSFVEAGVPELLARMVAGTSHLYTLLPIIEAADVTGHDPAQVAKAFFAVGSSLDLTWYLQEISNLPVDNNWQALAREAFRDDIDLQQRAITISVLQMADAPDDMDARVALWCEQHRVMVERWRAMLDDLRNATGTDYAMYAVANRELVDLAMSGQAAVIPS
- a CDS encoding GGDEF domain-containing protein encodes the protein MEVRQQQLVRHLRQRFVALVALSCCAWLGMAGMLVFVWLHRAQLGIASYAWFVAGVVLSLALLLCLVIIAVRLKTTMQVRSRLLSRLEHASGHDELTGLLNRRGFDCALAQQLEGRRAFTLLYLDLDGFKQVNDGHGHELGDQVLRAVAQGWERTLRAGDVLARLGGDEFVLITQASGVQVDALCERLIAVAGLALAEELPGLRIGVSIGIAACPGQGCEARHLLASADSAMLAAKAQGKSRYQRALCETSYPTH
- a CDS encoding FadR/GntR family transcriptional regulator; its protein translation is MLELQRPDTLVERVVGAIRAEIDSGRLAAESRLPTEQQLAEQLNVSRSVVREAVAQLKADGVLIARRGLGSYISQTPSGTVFRFPGSQGRTPDLVQMFEMRLWIETQAAAIAARRRDEHDLARMAGALRTMLDQRSDFAAASAADVAFHRAIAEASKNDYFVAFHDFLGGQLAAARRTAWENSATPSVGGSADALREHQALYQAIADGDRQAAAACAEAHLRASAQRLKLDLPALD